The proteins below come from a single Streptococcus porcinus genomic window:
- the parE gene encoding DNA topoisomerase IV subunit B, giving the protein MAKKEISITNYNDDAIQVLEGLDAVRKRPGMYIGSTDATGLHHLIWEIVDNAVDEALSGFGNEIKVTINADGSVSVADSGRGMPTGKHAMGIPTVQVIFTVLHAGGKFGQGGYKTSGGLHGVGSSVVNALSKWLEVEITRDGSVYKQRFENGGKPVSTLKKIASAPKSKTGTTVTFMPDDSIFSTTDFKFNTIAERLKESAFLLKDVKMSLTDLRGEEAVTEEFHYENGVQDFVSYLNEDKETLTPVIYVEGEDQELQVQVALQYNDGFSDNILSFVNNVRTKDGGSHETGLKTAITKVMNDYARKTNLLKDKDKNLEGSDYREGLSAVLSILVPEQHLQFEGQTKDKLGSPLARPVVDGIVSEKLTYFLLENGELATNLVRKAIKARDAREAARKARDESRNGKKNKKDKGLLSGKLTPAQSKNAKKNELYLVEGDSAGGSAKQGRDRKFQAILPLRGKVLNTEKAKMTDILKNEEINTMVYTIGAGVGADFRIEEINYDKIIIMTDADTDGAHIQTLLLTFFYRYMRPLVEEGHVYIALPPLYKMSKGKGKTAKVSYAWTDGELEDLRREFGKGAMLQRYKGLGEMNADQLWETTMDPETRTLIRVTIDDLARAERRVSVLMGDKAAPRRQWIEDNVTFTLEENTVF; this is encoded by the coding sequence TTGGCTAAAAAAGAAATATCCATAACCAATTATAATGATGATGCAATACAGGTCCTTGAGGGATTAGATGCTGTTCGCAAGCGCCCAGGGATGTATATTGGCTCTACAGATGCAACCGGTCTCCATCATCTCATTTGGGAAATTGTAGATAATGCTGTCGACGAAGCCTTATCAGGTTTTGGTAACGAAATCAAGGTTACCATTAATGCTGATGGCTCAGTTAGTGTTGCTGATAGTGGACGGGGGATGCCAACTGGTAAACATGCTATGGGAATACCAACTGTACAAGTTATCTTCACTGTCTTACATGCTGGAGGTAAGTTTGGACAAGGTGGTTATAAAACCTCAGGTGGTCTCCACGGTGTTGGTTCATCAGTTGTCAATGCCTTGTCTAAGTGGCTTGAAGTTGAAATTACTCGTGACGGTTCAGTTTATAAGCAACGCTTTGAAAATGGTGGTAAACCAGTCTCAACTCTGAAGAAGATTGCTTCAGCTCCAAAGAGTAAAACGGGCACAACAGTTACTTTTATGCCTGACGATAGTATCTTTTCAACAACTGATTTTAAATTTAACACTATTGCAGAGCGGCTTAAAGAATCAGCTTTTCTTTTAAAGGACGTCAAGATGTCTTTGACAGATCTGCGCGGAGAAGAAGCTGTTACAGAAGAATTTCACTATGAAAATGGCGTGCAAGACTTTGTATCTTATCTCAATGAAGATAAGGAAACTTTGACTCCAGTCATTTATGTTGAAGGAGAAGATCAAGAGCTTCAAGTGCAAGTAGCACTCCAGTATAATGATGGTTTTTCTGATAATATTTTATCCTTTGTCAATAATGTGCGAACCAAAGATGGTGGTAGCCACGAGACTGGTTTGAAGACGGCTATAACAAAGGTTATGAATGATTATGCCCGCAAAACAAATCTTTTAAAAGATAAGGACAAAAACTTAGAGGGCTCTGATTATCGTGAAGGATTATCAGCTGTTTTATCGATCTTGGTTCCTGAACAACATTTACAATTTGAAGGACAAACCAAGGATAAACTGGGAAGCCCACTGGCTCGTCCAGTTGTTGATGGAATTGTATCTGAAAAATTGACTTATTTTTTACTTGAGAATGGTGAATTAGCGACTAATCTAGTTCGTAAAGCTATTAAAGCCCGTGACGCTCGCGAAGCTGCTCGGAAGGCTCGAGATGAATCTCGAAACGGCAAGAAAAATAAAAAAGATAAAGGTCTGCTCTCTGGAAAATTAACCCCAGCTCAATCCAAAAACGCTAAGAAAAATGAACTTTATTTGGTCGAAGGGGATTCAGCTGGTGGTTCAGCTAAACAAGGTCGTGACCGCAAGTTTCAAGCTATTTTGCCACTTCGAGGTAAGGTTTTAAATACTGAAAAAGCTAAAATGACGGATATTCTCAAGAATGAGGAAATTAATACCATGGTTTATACCATCGGCGCTGGTGTTGGAGCTGACTTTAGAATTGAAGAGATTAACTACGACAAAATCATCATCATGACGGATGCGGATACTGATGGTGCCCATATTCAAACTTTACTGCTAACCTTTTTTTACCGTTATATGCGCCCACTTGTTGAGGAAGGGCATGTCTATATTGCTTTACCGCCTCTCTACAAAATGTCTAAAGGTAAGGGCAAAACAGCTAAGGTGTCCTATGCTTGGACAGACGGAGAGCTAGAAGACCTACGAAGGGAATTTGGAAAAGGGGCTATGCTACAGCGCTACAAGGGTCTAGGTGAGATGAATGCAGACCAACTATGGGAGACAACTATGGACCCTGAAACTAGGACTCTCATTCGTGTGACTATTGACGACTTAGCGCGTGCAGAGAGACGTGTGTCTGTGCTGATGGGAGATAAGGCGGCCCCTAGACGGCAATGGATTGAAGACAATGTTACATTTACACTTGAAGAGAACACAGTCTTCTAA
- a CDS encoding YkvA family protein: protein MKKHFDKKQAMEELQKGYKKADRLLKDDAKMESFLDKLERRIKWIPFIRQELKSVPILISMVRSYWKRDYRQVPRRTIVAIVSALIYFLSPIDFIPDWIPFLGQLDDALVVATCWNLVYKDIEDYRQWKKARPVFSD from the coding sequence ATGAAAAAACATTTTGATAAAAAGCAAGCTATGGAAGAGTTGCAAAAAGGCTATAAAAAGGCTGATCGCCTGCTAAAAGATGATGCTAAAATGGAATCTTTCCTTGATAAATTGGAAAGAAGAATTAAGTGGATTCCGTTTATCAGACAAGAATTAAAATCGGTACCCATTCTAATTAGTATGGTCCGTAGCTATTGGAAAAGGGATTACAGACAGGTGCCTCGAAGAACTATCGTAGCTATCGTGAGTGCTTTAATCTATTTTCTATCTCCAATTGATTTTATTCCTGACTGGATTCCTTTTTTGGGACAATTAGATGATGCACTTGTTGTCGCTACTTGTTGGAATCTGGTTTATAAGGATATTGAGGATTACCGTCAGTGGAAAAAAGCGCGGCCAGTGTTCTCTGACTAA
- the parC gene encoding DNA topoisomerase IV subunit A, producing the protein MSNIQNMSLEDIMGERFGRYSKYIIQERALPDIRDGLKPVQRRILYSMYKDGNTFEKGFRKSAKSVGNIMGNFHPHGDSSIYDAMVRMSQDWKNREILVEMHGNNGSMDGDPPAAMRYTEARLSEISGYLLQDIEKNTVPFAWNFDDTEKEPTVLPAAYPNLLVNGATGISAGYATDIPPHNLAEVIDATVYLIDHPKAKLDKLMEFLPGPDFPTGSIIQGQDEIRKAYETGKGRVVVRSKTEIEELKGGKQQIIVTEIPYEINKSVLVKRIDDVRVNNKVPGIVEVRDESDRSGLRIAIELKKDADTQTVLNYLLKYTDLQVNYNFNMVAIDNYTPHQVGIQKILSSYIAHRKSIIVERSKFDMAKAEKRLHIVEGLIRVISILDEVIALIRASENKADAKENLKISYAFTEEQAEAIVTLQLYRLTNTDIVTLQNEEEELRNLITTLGAIIADEATMYNVMKHELREVKKKFGNPRRSQLQKETETIEIDTASLIVEEETFVSLTQGGYIKRTSPRSFNASTIEEVGKRDDDRLIFVTSAKTTQHLLIFTDLGNVIYRPVHELQDIRWKEVGEHLSQTITNYGNDEKILYAELVDDFKSVTYYSVTQLGQIKRFARSELAPWRTYRSKSLKYAKLKNEQDRIIAVQPILFDDIMLISHQGYALRFSNEEVPVQGLKTAGVKAMNLKKGDYIASAFLAYTDSFFVLTQRGSLKRVAMEDIPQTSRANRGLLVLRELKNKPHRVFLAGAVRSSVSTKAIDLFSNPQVDNDEPSLRLIVTSKTGQEYLVNLANYSLSERTSNGTFISDTISDQEVLSVRFD; encoded by the coding sequence ATGAGTAACATTCAAAACATGTCCCTAGAGGATATCATGGGAGAACGCTTTGGGCGTTATTCCAAATATATTATTCAGGAGCGGGCTCTACCTGATATTAGAGATGGTCTAAAACCTGTTCAACGTCGTATTTTATATTCCATGTATAAAGATGGAAATACTTTTGAGAAAGGTTTCCGTAAATCTGCAAAATCTGTAGGGAATATCATGGGAAATTTCCACCCTCATGGGGATTCCTCAATTTATGATGCCATGGTGCGGATGAGTCAGGATTGGAAGAATCGTGAAATCCTTGTTGAAATGCATGGTAATAATGGCTCGATGGATGGTGATCCTCCTGCAGCTATGCGTTACACAGAAGCCCGTTTATCAGAAATTTCAGGCTATCTTTTACAAGATATTGAGAAAAATACGGTACCATTTGCTTGGAATTTTGATGATACAGAAAAAGAGCCAACAGTTCTGCCAGCAGCTTATCCTAACCTCTTGGTTAATGGTGCTACTGGTATTTCTGCAGGTTATGCTACCGATATTCCTCCACATAATTTAGCAGAAGTGATTGATGCGACGGTTTATTTAATTGATCATCCTAAAGCTAAATTGGACAAATTAATGGAGTTTTTACCTGGTCCAGATTTTCCGACCGGAAGTATTATCCAAGGTCAAGATGAGATTCGTAAAGCGTATGAAACAGGCAAAGGGCGAGTAGTTGTTCGTTCAAAGACGGAGATTGAAGAGCTTAAAGGCGGCAAACAACAGATTATTGTTACTGAAATTCCATATGAGATTAACAAGTCCGTTTTAGTTAAAAGAATTGATGATGTTCGTGTTAATAACAAAGTTCCTGGAATAGTAGAAGTCCGTGATGAATCTGACAGATCTGGTTTACGAATTGCGATTGAGTTGAAAAAAGATGCCGATACACAGACTGTTTTAAACTATTTGTTGAAGTATACTGATTTACAGGTCAATTACAACTTTAATATGGTAGCTATTGATAACTATACACCACATCAAGTTGGTATTCAAAAGATACTTAGCTCCTATATTGCGCACCGTAAGTCAATCATCGTTGAACGTTCCAAATTTGATATGGCTAAAGCCGAAAAGCGCCTTCATATTGTTGAGGGACTGATTCGAGTTATTTCTATCCTTGATGAAGTGATTGCCTTGATTCGTGCATCTGAAAACAAAGCGGATGCAAAGGAAAACTTGAAAATCAGCTACGCTTTTACCGAGGAGCAAGCAGAAGCTATTGTTACTTTGCAACTATATCGTTTGACGAATACCGATATTGTTACTTTGCAAAATGAAGAGGAAGAACTTCGTAATTTAATAACTACTTTGGGAGCTATTATCGCTGATGAAGCTACCATGTATAATGTGATGAAGCATGAATTACGAGAGGTTAAAAAGAAATTTGGCAATCCTCGTCGTTCACAATTACAAAAAGAGACAGAGACAATTGAAATTGATACTGCTAGCTTGATTGTGGAAGAAGAGACCTTTGTTAGCCTTACACAAGGTGGGTATATTAAACGCACCAGCCCTCGATCCTTCAATGCTTCAACGATTGAAGAGGTTGGTAAACGTGATGATGATCGCTTAATTTTCGTAACCAGTGCAAAAACAACCCAGCATCTTCTTATTTTTACAGATTTAGGAAATGTTATTTACCGTCCTGTGCATGAATTGCAAGATATTCGCTGGAAGGAAGTTGGTGAGCACTTATCTCAAACTATTACTAACTACGGTAATGACGAGAAGATTTTGTATGCTGAGCTTGTTGATGATTTCAAATCAGTAACTTACTATAGTGTGACACAATTAGGTCAAATTAAGCGCTTTGCAAGATCAGAGCTAGCACCATGGCGTACCTATCGCTCTAAATCACTTAAATATGCGAAACTAAAAAATGAGCAGGATCGTATTATTGCTGTTCAGCCTATCCTATTTGACGATATCATGTTGATTTCACATCAAGGTTATGCCCTTCGTTTTTCTAATGAAGAAGTGCCCGTTCAAGGATTAAAAACAGCTGGTGTGAAAGCGATGAATCTTAAAAAAGGTGACTATATTGCTTCTGCTTTCTTAGCCTATACAGACAGTTTCTTTGTCCTAACACAACGCGGCAGCTTGAAGCGAGTTGCTATGGAGGATATCCCGCAAACGAGTCGGGCGAACAGGGGGCTATTGGTTCTGAGAGAATTAAAAAATAAACCTCATCGTGTCTTCTTAGCTGGCGCTGTTAGGAGTTCAGTTTCAACTAAAGCCATTGATCTATTTAGTAATCCTCAAGTTGACAATGATGAACCTAGTTTAAGATTGATAGTTACTAGTAAAACTGGTCAAGAATATTTAGTGAATTTAGCTAACTATTCCTTGTCTGAACGAACAAGTAATGGTACTTTTATTTCAGATACCATCTCAGATCAAGAGGTCTTATCAGTAAGATTTGACTAA
- a CDS encoding branched-chain amino acid aminotransferase, whose product MTLDIDWNNLGFEYHKLPYRYISYFKDGQWDQGQFTEDANLHLSEAAPALHYGQQAFEGLKAYRTKDGSIQLFRPDCNAARLQATAERLLMPRISTEQFIDAVKQVVKANQEYVPPYGTGASLYLRPLLIGIGDVIGVKPADEYIFTIFAMPVGAYFKGGLMPTNFIVSEEYDRAAPFGTGAAKVGGNYAGSLLPGKAAKANGFSDVIYLDPATHTKIEEVGAANFFGITANNEFITPLSPSILPSITKYSLLELAEKRLGMTVIEGDVPIDDLDKFVEAGACGTAAVISPIGGIQYHNHLHVFYSETEVGPVTRRLYDELVGIQFGDIEAPEGWIVKVD is encoded by the coding sequence ATGACACTTGATATAGATTGGAATAATCTAGGATTTGAATACCATAAGTTACCTTACCGTTATATTTCTTATTTTAAAGATGGACAATGGGATCAGGGACAATTCACCGAAGATGCTAATTTACATCTATCCGAAGCAGCACCAGCTTTACACTATGGGCAACAGGCTTTTGAAGGTTTAAAAGCTTATAGGACAAAAGATGGTTCTATTCAGCTCTTTCGTCCTGATTGCAATGCTGCTCGTTTACAAGCAACAGCAGAGCGTTTATTAATGCCACGAATATCAACAGAACAATTTATTGATGCGGTTAAGCAAGTGGTTAAAGCGAACCAAGAGTATGTTCCTCCTTATGGTACAGGAGCAAGTTTATATCTTCGTCCCTTATTAATTGGTATTGGGGATGTTATCGGTGTTAAACCAGCTGATGAGTATATCTTTACTATCTTTGCGATGCCAGTAGGAGCTTATTTTAAAGGTGGCTTAATGCCAACAAATTTTATTGTTTCTGAAGAGTATGATCGTGCGGCTCCATTTGGAACGGGAGCAGCAAAGGTCGGAGGCAACTACGCTGGCTCGCTTTTACCAGGAAAAGCGGCAAAAGCTAATGGTTTTTCTGATGTGATTTATTTAGATCCGGCCACTCATACTAAAATTGAAGAAGTTGGCGCAGCTAATTTCTTCGGTATCACCGCTAATAATGAGTTCATTACTCCTTTAAGTCCATCAATTCTGCCGTCTATTACTAAATATTCTCTTCTCGAATTAGCCGAAAAGAGATTAGGGATGACTGTTATTGAAGGAGATGTTCCAATTGATGATTTGGATAAATTTGTAGAAGCTGGTGCTTGTGGAACAGCTGCTGTTATCTCACCGATTGGTGGTATCCAGTACCATAATCATTTGCATGTTTTTTACAGTGAGACAGAGGTTGGACCAGTAACCCGACGTTTGTATGACGAATTAGTTGGCATTCAGTTTGGTGATATTGAAGCCCCAGAGGGATGGATTGTAAAAGTTGATTAA
- a CDS encoding IS1182 family transposase → MFHKENPNYNRNQVGFYSLDDLVPKDHLLRQIDEAIDFSFIYDLVKDSYCADNGRPSLDPVMLVKIPMIQCLFGIRSMRQTIKEIEVNVAYRWFLGLTLEDKVPHFTTYGKNYSRRFQDKQVIEAIFSHILGLCLNAGLIDPTEIFVDGTHIKAVANNHKYINQEVEAQAKFMSAQLEREIAKDREKHGKKLLGLAREKEPTSKKISTTDSDSGWFHKGEHKQVFAYNAQVACDKYGWALGYSIHAGNVHDSQAFPELFDQIKALQPSYLIADSGYKTPSIAHYLLSLGITPVFPYTRPRGKKGMLSPKEFVYDEYYDVYLCPENHPLCYSTTTRDGYSEYKSDPAICQTCPLLSVCTQSKTHQKVITRHLWKEDLEVCEDIRHQKGMKECYQQRKETIERLFGTAKEYHNLRYTRLKGKSKMEATVGLTLACLNMKKYSKIMARISFLIGLKIAKVSPIIIMKVKEKTNWRFRPVCLQSESLQEQALDLINFYNPSLWGFNITKLNAN, encoded by the coding sequence ATGTTCCACAAAGAAAATCCTAACTACAATCGCAATCAAGTTGGTTTCTATAGTTTAGATGACTTGGTTCCTAAAGACCATCTCTTGCGTCAAATTGATGAAGCGATAGATTTTTCATTTATTTATGACTTAGTGAAGGACAGTTATTGTGCGGATAACGGTCGTCCTAGTTTGGACCCTGTCATGTTAGTGAAAATTCCCATGATTCAATGTCTCTTTGGCATTCGTTCCATGCGTCAAACCATCAAGGAAATTGAGGTTAATGTGGCTTACCGCTGGTTTCTTGGGTTGACTTTAGAAGATAAGGTGCCTCATTTCACAACATACGGAAAGAACTACAGTCGTCGTTTCCAAGATAAACAAGTCATTGAAGCTATCTTTTCTCATATCTTAGGGCTCTGCCTGAATGCCGGGTTAATTGACCCTACTGAAATCTTTGTGGACGGTACCCATATTAAAGCAGTTGCTAACAATCACAAATATATCAATCAGGAAGTAGAGGCGCAAGCTAAATTCATGAGTGCCCAATTAGAGCGAGAAATTGCCAAAGATAGGGAAAAACACGGAAAAAAGTTGTTAGGGCTCGCCAGAGAAAAAGAGCCCACAAGTAAGAAAATTTCTACAACCGACTCTGATAGCGGTTGGTTTCATAAGGGAGAACACAAACAAGTTTTTGCTTATAATGCTCAAGTCGCTTGTGATAAATATGGTTGGGCACTAGGATATAGTATTCACGCTGGGAATGTTCATGATAGTCAGGCTTTCCCAGAACTGTTTGACCAAATTAAAGCATTACAACCAAGCTATCTTATCGCAGACTCTGGTTATAAAACACCCAGCATTGCCCACTATTTATTATCTCTAGGTATCACACCCGTTTTTCCATATACTAGACCACGTGGCAAAAAAGGAATGCTTAGTCCTAAAGAGTTTGTCTATGATGAGTATTATGATGTCTACCTCTGTCCAGAGAACCACCCCTTATGTTATTCAACCACTACTCGAGATGGCTATAGTGAGTACAAAAGTGATCCAGCTATCTGTCAGACCTGTCCGCTATTATCAGTCTGTACCCAATCGAAAACCCATCAAAAAGTTATCACTCGTCATCTATGGAAAGAAGATTTAGAAGTCTGTGAAGACATCCGACACCAAAAAGGGATGAAAGAATGTTATCAACAGCGCAAAGAAACGATAGAACGCTTATTTGGAACAGCTAAAGAATATCACAATTTGCGCTACACGAGATTAAAAGGAAAGTCCAAAATGGAGGCAACCGTTGGACTGACTTTAGCGTGCTTGAATATGAAAAAATATAGTAAGATAATGGCGAGAATATCCTTTTTAATTGGCTTGAAAATTGCCAAAGTTAGCCCAATAATCATAATGAAAGTAAAAGAAAAGACAAACTGGAGATTTAGGCCAGTTTGTCTTCAATCTGAAAGCTTGCAAGAGCAAGCTTTGGATTTAATCAACTTTTACAATCCATCCCTCTGGGGCTTCAATATCACCAAACTGAATGCCAACTAA
- a CDS encoding DUF2969 domain-containing protein: protein MSKKDKKIEIQIVDHKVSLENTLVNGYQLLNGKRIVGEIAELDERFVVVNNGSAESFFKTLEQAVESIIESYNLNH from the coding sequence ATGAGTAAAAAAGATAAAAAAATTGAAATTCAAATTGTTGATCACAAGGTTTCACTTGAGAATACTCTAGTAAATGGTTATCAATTACTAAATGGAAAACGTATTGTTGGTGAAATTGCAGAGCTTGATGAAAGATTCGTTGTTGTCAACAACGGTAGTGCAGAAAGCTTCTTCAAAACCTTGGAACAAGCGGTTGAAAGTATCATTGAAAGCTACAATTTGAATCACTAA
- the rpsA gene encoding 30S ribosomal protein S1, with amino-acid sequence MNEFEDLLNSVSEVNPGDVVTAEVLTVDNGQANVVIDGTGVEGVLTLRELTNDRDADINDFVKAGDTVEVLVLRQVVGKDTDTVTFLVSKKRLEARKAWDKLIGREGEVVTVKGTRAVKGGLSVEFEGLRGFIPASMIDTRFVRNTEKFVGQEFDAKIKEVDAAENRFILSRREVIEEASAAAREEVFSKLSEGSVVTGTVARLTSFGAFIDLGGVDGLVHVTELSHERNVSPKSVVSVGEEVEVKVLSIDEEAGRVSLSLKATTPGPWDGVEQKLAQGDVVEGKVKRLTDFGAFVEVLPGIDGLVHISQISHKRVENPKDVLSVGQEVTVKVLEVNAADERVSLSIKALEERPAQAEGENNNNNNNSEKRQSRPRRPKREAKRDYELPETQTGFSMADLFGDIEL; translated from the coding sequence ATGAATGAATTTGAAGATTTGCTAAACAGTGTTAGCGAAGTAAACCCTGGTGATGTAGTCACTGCGGAAGTTTTAACAGTTGATAACGGTCAAGCAAACGTTGTTATTGATGGTACTGGTGTAGAAGGTGTTTTGACACTTCGCGAATTGACTAATGATCGTGATGCCGATATCAATGATTTTGTTAAAGCTGGCGACACAGTTGAAGTGCTTGTTCTTCGTCAAGTTGTAGGTAAAGATACTGATACAGTTACTTTCCTAGTATCTAAAAAACGTTTAGAAGCTCGCAAAGCATGGGACAAACTTATTGGTCGTGAAGGTGAAGTAGTTACTGTTAAAGGTACTCGCGCTGTTAAAGGTGGTCTTTCAGTTGAATTTGAAGGTTTACGTGGATTTATTCCTGCTTCAATGATTGATACTCGTTTCGTACGCAACACTGAAAAATTTGTAGGTCAAGAATTTGACGCAAAAATTAAAGAAGTTGATGCTGCTGAAAACCGTTTTATCTTATCACGTCGTGAAGTCATTGAAGAAGCTTCTGCAGCAGCTCGCGAAGAAGTATTTTCAAAACTTTCTGAAGGTTCAGTTGTGACTGGTACTGTTGCTCGTTTAACTAGCTTTGGTGCTTTCATCGATCTTGGTGGTGTTGATGGACTTGTTCACGTTACTGAGTTATCTCATGAACGTAATGTTTCACCTAAATCAGTTGTAAGTGTTGGTGAAGAAGTTGAAGTTAAAGTTCTGTCAATTGATGAGGAAGCTGGTCGTGTATCACTTTCGCTTAAAGCAACTACCCCTGGACCATGGGATGGTGTTGAACAAAAACTCGCTCAAGGTGATGTTGTTGAAGGTAAAGTAAAACGTCTTACTGACTTTGGTGCTTTCGTAGAAGTACTACCTGGAATTGATGGACTTGTTCATATTTCACAAATCTCACACAAACGTGTTGAAAATCCAAAAGATGTACTTTCTGTAGGTCAAGAAGTTACTGTTAAAGTTCTTGAAGTAAATGCAGCTGATGAACGTGTATCACTTTCAATCAAAGCTCTTGAAGAACGTCCAGCACAAGCTGAAGGTGAAAACAATAACAACAACAATAACAGTGAAAAACGCCAATCACGTCCACGTCGTCCAAAACGTGAGGCTAAACGTGACTATGAATTACCAGAAACTCAAACTGGTTTCTCAATGGCTGATTTATTCGGTGATATTGAATTATAA
- a CDS encoding DUF3862 domain-containing protein, with amino-acid sequence MKKSSFILTLLLPVLCFSMVGCSKSSENKTSSKDKPSLIAKSQETASHQDKRLAFEKIHIASADQEFKGGSSIEDLTSLFGNPSKHEKKPAGNVTLDNYTWTFDKVTIQANMYQNSTIVKSIANFAFNRKPKISLKDYNKLQKGMTYNQVTKILTEPDDYTHASSSDKIQLQAVWVSGLKTNTQGSHINLLFENDKLIQLSQRGLLK; translated from the coding sequence ATGAAAAAAAGTTCATTCATTTTGACACTACTCCTTCCTGTCCTTTGTTTTAGTATGGTTGGCTGTAGCAAAAGTTCCGAGAATAAAACGTCATCTAAAGACAAACCATCACTAATCGCCAAGTCTCAAGAAACAGCTTCTCATCAGGACAAGCGACTTGCTTTTGAGAAAATTCATATCGCCAGCGCCGATCAAGAATTCAAAGGGGGATCCTCTATCGAGGACTTAACAAGCTTATTTGGAAATCCAAGTAAGCACGAAAAAAAACCTGCTGGGAATGTTACCCTCGATAATTACACTTGGACATTTGATAAAGTCACTATCCAAGCAAATATGTATCAAAATTCTACTATTGTCAAGTCCATTGCTAATTTTGCTTTTAATAGAAAGCCCAAAATCTCTCTAAAAGACTATAATAAACTTCAAAAAGGCATGACTTATAACCAAGTGACAAAAATATTAACTGAGCCAGATGATTATACTCATGCTAGTTCTAGTGACAAAATACAACTACAAGCTGTTTGGGTTAGTGGTTTAAAAACAAATACTCAAGGAAGCCATATTAACCTCTTATTCGAAAATGATAAACTTATCCAGCTTAGCCAAAGGGGTCTTCTCAAATAG
- a CDS encoding TVP38/TMEM64 family protein, with translation MKIKNPKAYAFFQQLFKVLGIIALIGSFVLAFWLYKMGIFNDKNVLKDVINQYKFWGPFIFIIIQIFQIVFPVIPGGITTVFGFLIFGPIKGFLLNYFGILIGSYILFILVRIYGKKFILLFIDEKTFYKYEKKLETPGYEKLFIFCMASPIAPADIMVMITALTNMSVKRFMTIMMIAKPISIIGYSYLFIFGKDIINFFFK, from the coding sequence ATGAAAATCAAGAATCCAAAAGCCTACGCTTTTTTTCAACAATTATTTAAAGTCTTGGGAATTATAGCTCTTATAGGGTCCTTTGTTTTAGCTTTTTGGTTATATAAGATGGGGATATTTAATGATAAAAATGTATTGAAAGATGTTATCAACCAATACAAATTTTGGGGGCCATTTATTTTCATTATCATCCAAATTTTTCAAATTGTTTTCCCAGTCATTCCTGGAGGGATAACAACTGTTTTTGGATTTCTTATTTTTGGTCCTATCAAAGGTTTCTTACTCAATTATTTTGGGATATTAATTGGGAGTTATATTCTATTTATTCTGGTTAGAATTTATGGGAAAAAATTTATTCTCCTTTTTATTGATGAAAAAACGTTCTATAAGTATGAAAAAAAACTAGAGACACCTGGTTACGAAAAACTTTTTATTTTTTGCATGGCCTCTCCTATAGCTCCAGCAGATATTATGGTTATGATTACTGCTCTAACAAATATGTCGGTCAAACGCTTCATGACGATTATGATGATTGCAAAGCCGATATCAATCATTGGTTATAGTTACCTTTTCATCTTTGGGAAAGATATCATTAACTTTTTCTTTAAATAA